The Candidatus Desulfovibrio trichonymphae region CCCTGGATCGGCCCCATGCACGCGTCCGGCATGGGCAGAGAAGACGCTGTGCGCATTCTGGAGTCGCATAAAAAAAAAAGGGAAGCCCTGGCGCTTGCCGTCGCGCCGCTCGAAGTATGGGACATCGCCCAAGGGGAGGTCCCCCAGGCGCCGGCGCGCTGGTTTGCTGAATTCTTCACCGCCGAGCCGGACGCGGACGCTGTAGCCGCCTGCGGCCGCGCGCTGCTTGCCTGTAAAAGCCATTTTCGTTTTCAGCCGCCCGCTTTTCAGATTTTTCCCGCTGAAACAGTGGAAAAACGCCTTGCCGAGCAGCGCGAGAAACAAGTGCGTGAGGCCCTTGTCACGGGCGGCGCGGCATTTTTTCGTCTGCTGTGGGAGGCCGCCTGCAAAAAATGTGTTCTGCCGCTGTCAGGAACGAGCGGCGCGGAATGCGGTGAATGGCCCTCGCCTGAAGTGGCAGAACGGCTCAAAGCCCTGCTGCGCGCCAGGATGGTTGATCCGGAAAGTCAGGAGAACGAAAACCTCTGGCGCATGCTGGTCAAAACCCTGCCGGACGTGCCGCATCTGCCCCTGCAATTGCTCACGGCGTGGGGCGAGTTGCCGGAACATTATAACTTCTGGCTGGACAGGGCCGGTTACGCACCCGGCGACGACTGGTGGCTCCCCCACGCCGGGGAAGCAAACGCCCTTGTGCTCACTACGCAAAACTGCGATGCACCCTTGTGCGATATACCTTTTCTGAGCATAGACAGCGCAAGCACCCGTGATGTGGACGACGCTTTTTTTGTGGAACCCAACGGCACCGGTTGTACGTTGACGCTGGCCTTGGCCTGTCCGGCCCTGTTCTGGCCTTTTGAAAGCCCTCTCAACAAAGCCGTGCTGTACCGCGGCACAAGCATCTATTTGCCGGAGGGCACATGCCACATGCTGCCGGAAATGATGGCGACAGCGGCTTTTTCGCTGACAGCCGGGCAAATGCGCCCTGCGCTGTGCATGCGCATACAGGTGAATGGAGCGGGCAACGCGGACGATTGCGAGCTTTTTATTGCCAGGGTCCGGCTTGCGGCAAACCTGTGTTACGCGGACTGTCAGGCCGTATTTGACGCCGATCGAAAACAGGCTCCTCTGCCGGACAATGCCGCAAGGCCTTACGCCGACCAATTGCGTCATGGACTGGCGCTCGCCCGTTTACGGCAACAGGCGCGCATTGCAGCGGGCGCCGTTATTATGGACAGGGTCGAGCCCGTGCTGCATTTGCACGGCGATGGCGCGAACACGACCGTGGAAATGGAAATGCCGGCCCCCGCCCGTGACGCACAGAACCTTGTCGCTGAATTGATGATTCTGGCCAGCGCATCAGCGGCGAACTGGGCATGCGCGCACAGCCTGTCCATGCTGCACCGCACGCAGGACGTGGCCCTGCCGAAAGAATACGCCGGGATATGGACACTGCCGGAAGACCTGACCCGCATTATGCGCTCGCTCGCCTCCTCCTGCCTGGAAGTACAGGCTCGGCCCCATGCCGCCCTTGCAGTTGCGCGCTATACGCCTGTCACCTCGCCCCTGCGCCGCTATACAGATCTTGTCAACGAGGCGCAAGTGACGCATTTTCTGCAAACAGGCACACCCTTATGGAGCGAGGCTGGTCTTGTGGACATTCTCGGCGCGTTATCCCCCGTTCTGAACGCGGCAGGGCAGGCGCAACGTTTCCGCCCGCGCTACTGGAAGCTGCTCTATTTCCGCCAGAAGGGGGACAAAGTCTGGTGGCACGGCGTTATTACCGAAGAAAACGACGCCGTTGTCAACGTGAACCTGCCGGATCAGGGGCTGTTTGTGCGCGGCAGACGCCTTCTTTTTGACGAAAGGGCATATCCGGGCATGCCCGTCGCGGTGCGCCTGGGGAAAATACATCCGCTCTATAATGAAATACAAATATTGGAAGCGGCCGCGCAATAGCCGCAAATATAACAACGCACGAGCAGTAACCCAACGTAGCGAAACCAAGATCAACCATGCCGGAAGCGCTTTTGATTGTTATGGCCTATCTGCTGGGATCCGCGCCGTGGGGTCTGCTTATTGCCGGAATATGCTGCGGCGTTGACCTGCGCCGTAGCGGAAGCGGCAATACCGGAGCAACAAATGTGGCCCGGCTCTGCGGCTTCGGCTATGGCGTCGCCACGCTGCTCTGCGATCTTCTCAAAGGCTCCCTGCCCGTATGGCTTGCCCCGCACATAAACACATCTCCGGTTTTCGTGTCGGCCGTGGGGCTTGCGTGCGTTGTGGGGCATGTGTTTTCCTGCTTCATAAAGTTCAGGGGGGGCAAAGCCGTGGCTACAAGCATCGGTGTTTTTCTGCCCTTGGCCTTCTGGCAGCTGCTTACGGCGGCGGTGTGCTGCCTTCTGGTTATCTGGCGCAGCGGCTATGTTTCCCTGGGGTCGCTCACGTTTGTCACGGCCATGCCCCCGCTTCTGGCCGTATGCGGCTTGTGGCAATGGCTGCCGTTGAGCCTGTGCATCTTTGCCCTTGTGCTCTGCAAACATGCCGAAAATATCCGGCGCCTGCGCAATGGCACAGAAAAAAGCTGGCAAAAATCCCGGCAGCATGCCGACAAAACGCATGAAAACTCGTAAGATGGAGAATGCCCTCATGTCTTCTACCGCAACATTTCCGACATACCGCGGCCGTATGGAATATGTCTGTCTCGGCTGCGACGCGCGCTACCCGCATGACAGCCTGCTGTACACTTGTCCAAAATGCGGCGGGGTTTTTCTGCTTGAAAATCTGGATTTTCAACTTTTGAAAAAACGTGACGGCGCGTTCTGGCGCGAGCTTTTCGACGCGCGCGCGGCAAGCCGCGTTACTGCCTTGCGCGGCGTTTTTCGCTATTACGAATTGCTTGCGCCCCTGCTTGACGAAGAAGACATTGTCTACCTCGGCGAAGGCAACACCCCGATTGTGGAGGCCGCGCCCGCGCTGCGCGACGCTGTAGGACTGCCGTTCGCCTATAAAAACGATGGGCAGAACCCCAGCGCTTCGTTCAAGGATCGCGGCATGGCCTGCGCGTTCAGCTACCTCAAATGGCTCTGCCGCTGCCGGCAGTGGGACGAGGTGCTCACTGTCTGCGCATCCACGGGCGACACATCGGCCGCCGCAGCGCTGTACGCGGCATACATCGGTCCGCCGCTCAAATCCGTGGTGCTGCTGCCCAAAGGCAAAGTGACGCCGCAACAGCTTTCGCAGCCGCTCGGCAGCGGAGCAACAGTACTGGAGCTTCCGGGCGTGTTTGACGACTGCATGAAGGCGGTGGAGCATCTTGCGGAAAACTATCGCGTTGCCCTGCTCAATTCCAAAAACGCCTGGCGCATTCTGGGGCAGGAATCCTGGGCATATGAGACAGCACAGTGGTATAACTGGGACGTGACGGGACTGTGCCTTTTTGTGCCCATCGGCAATGCGGGCAACATCACGGCCATTATGTCAGGTTTTCTGAAACTGCGCGACCTCGGCATAACCACCGGCCTGCCGCGTGTTTTCGGCGTACAGTCAGAGCACGCAAATCCTGTGTACCGCTATTACGCCGTGCCGGCGCAGAACCGGCAGTGGCGGCCGGTACGGGTAACGTCCAGCGTGGCCCAGGCAGCCATGATCGGCAACCCTGTTTCCTTCCCGCGCGTGCGTGCGTTGGCCGAACGTTTCACTGCAGCGGGCGGGGAACGCGCCTTCCAGGTGATTCAGGTCACGGAACAGCAGATTATGGATGCCATGATCAAGGCCAACCGCCACGGCCACATTGCCTGCACCCAAGGTGGCGAGTCTCTGGCCGGGCTTATGAACGCAAAAATCCTTGGCCTCATCGGCAACGGAGAACGCGCTCTGCTGAACGCCACGGCGCACAGTCTGAAATTCGCCGGTTTTCAGGAAATGTATTTTACTGACGGCTTCACGCCGGAATACGGCATCACTCCTGATAAAAGCCTTGCCAACGAGCCGCATTCCCTTTTGCCGAAAAGCGCGCGCACGGGCAAAAGCGACGGCGAATACGCCCGCTTGGCGGCACAAGCCGTAGTTGAACGCCTGCAACTGCGGCGAAAATAAATACTCCACCCGCTGAAGCAAGATGGGCAGACTGCTGTGTCCGTCATGCCAAAAAACACACGGTGAAACCGCCGCCTGGGCGGGCACATGTCGGCCGCGGGAATGGGTCAATTCGGAGACACAAATGGGAGCGAAAACTGTTTTTTCGCTCCCATTTGTGTGTTGAGATGGGATTTATGCGTTAAAACCTATATGCAAATACGAGTTGCGCTTTCCATGCGTCCTGTTTTTCATAGGAGTCGCCTGTCCAGTTGCGTTTCCATGTGCCGTCGTCCACCATGTTGGCAATATAGCCGAGTTCCAGGTTGGCCTCAAGGTTTTCATATATTGTCATGGAATTCACCAGGTTGAATTCCAGCAAGCCGTCGTTGGTGGTCAAATATGGGCCGTCCTGAGCGCCTGTTCCCTGTGTCCAGGCTGTGGCGCCACTCATGTACTTGACCAGGGACGGGCTGTTGGTGCCGTTCCAGTAAGCGATGCGGAAAGTGTGGGTGAGATTTTCCACAAAGCTCATGTTTTTGAGCTGCATGCCGAGACCCCATGTACCGGCGTACGACAAGTCGAGGTCATACCACGCGCCCGGCACCCACCCCAGATTACCGTCGCCCATGAAGGAGGTGAAATTGGCAGCGCCGGCAATAGTTGGCAGGCGTTCCGAGCCGTTTTTCACGTCGCCGTCGTCGCCGGAAGCATACCAGCCGAAAATGCCCGGCGTGCCCCAGTCCGTTTTGTATTCAATAAGGGCCTTGGCGAGCCAGCCCTGACGCCGGGTGCTGGCGCGCATGATGTCGGCAACATCGCCGTAGCGCGCCACGTCGTAGCGGCCCATGGCTTCCACATAGCCGTAGTTAAGGTCAATCTCAATATTCAGCGGATCCCATACTGCGACGGCGAGCGGCAGGCCCGCAAAGAACATGCTGCCGTAGGCCTTGCTTGTGCTGCCGAGACCGTTGGGAGCATTGAAACCTGGGTAGAGGCTGTTCAGCGTGAAGGCAAGATTGCCGTCCACGGTGGACCAACTGGAGGGATTGGCATTTGCATAACGTGAGGGATAACTGCCGTCGCCATAGCCTTCCAGGACGTTTTTGCCCATCATGCCGTACATGACCCAAGGCGTGAATTCGACGCAGTCAACCTTGAGCGGCAGGGTTAAGGCGATAAGGTCAATATTATCAAGATAATTGTTGCCCTGTGCTCTATCCGCGCCGTCAGTCCATCCGGCAAAATTGCCGTTGACAGGGCGCATCCACAGCGCTGTAAGACCAACATTGTCGTTAAACTGATACGAGGCCACAATGCCGGCCGAGTCAGCGTCCATGATAGCGGAACCGCCGGCCGTGTTGGGCAGGGCTATGCCCTGAATGCCCATGCGCGTGCGCAGTTGCGTCTTGGGGATCTGCCAGTCAAGATAGGCGTTTTTAAGTTCAATAACACTGGTTCTGTCCGCGCCGAGCGCACCTCCTGTCGCATTCTGCCCCCAGGTCGTGTCGCCGATTTCAAAAAACACCGTGCCGGAGAGTGCTTCCGAGGCAACTGCGTCCAACTGAAGGCGTATGCGCTGTGCCGCAGCAAAGGTGTCCTGAGTGTTTGCTTTAGTTTTGCTGCCGCCATTATTGCGAACTTTGTTTATGA contains the following coding sequences:
- a CDS encoding ribonuclease catalytic domain-containing protein, which encodes MPDCVRYPAPGCIVEYMEGNAPQIAMITEESGGHLRLLLPNRREMRLNAARILPWIGPMHASGMGREDAVRILESHKKKREALALAVAPLEVWDIAQGEVPQAPARWFAEFFTAEPDADAVAACGRALLACKSHFRFQPPAFQIFPAETVEKRLAEQREKQVREALVTGGAAFFRLLWEAACKKCVLPLSGTSGAECGEWPSPEVAERLKALLRARMVDPESQENENLWRMLVKTLPDVPHLPLQLLTAWGELPEHYNFWLDRAGYAPGDDWWLPHAGEANALVLTTQNCDAPLCDIPFLSIDSASTRDVDDAFFVEPNGTGCTLTLALACPALFWPFESPLNKAVLYRGTSIYLPEGTCHMLPEMMATAAFSLTAGQMRPALCMRIQVNGAGNADDCELFIARVRLAANLCYADCQAVFDADRKQAPLPDNAARPYADQLRHGLALARLRQQARIAAGAVIMDRVEPVLHLHGDGANTTVEMEMPAPARDAQNLVAELMILASASAANWACAHSLSMLHRTQDVALPKEYAGIWTLPEDLTRIMRSLASSCLEVQARPHAALAVARYTPVTSPLRRYTDLVNEAQVTHFLQTGTPLWSEAGLVDILGALSPVLNAAGQAQRFRPRYWKLLYFRQKGDKVWWHGVITEENDAVVNVNLPDQGLFVRGRRLLFDERAYPGMPVAVRLGKIHPLYNEIQILEAAAQ
- the plsY gene encoding glycerol-3-phosphate 1-O-acyltransferase PlsY; amino-acid sequence: MPEALLIVMAYLLGSAPWGLLIAGICCGVDLRRSGSGNTGATNVARLCGFGYGVATLLCDLLKGSLPVWLAPHINTSPVFVSAVGLACVVGHVFSCFIKFRGGKAVATSIGVFLPLAFWQLLTAAVCCLLVIWRSGYVSLGSLTFVTAMPPLLAVCGLWQWLPLSLCIFALVLCKHAENIRRLRNGTEKSWQKSRQHADKTHENS
- the thrC gene encoding threonine synthase — protein: MSSTATFPTYRGRMEYVCLGCDARYPHDSLLYTCPKCGGVFLLENLDFQLLKKRDGAFWRELFDARAASRVTALRGVFRYYELLAPLLDEEDIVYLGEGNTPIVEAAPALRDAVGLPFAYKNDGQNPSASFKDRGMACAFSYLKWLCRCRQWDEVLTVCASTGDTSAAAALYAAYIGPPLKSVVLLPKGKVTPQQLSQPLGSGATVLELPGVFDDCMKAVEHLAENYRVALLNSKNAWRILGQESWAYETAQWYNWDVTGLCLFVPIGNAGNITAIMSGFLKLRDLGITTGLPRVFGVQSEHANPVYRYYAVPAQNRQWRPVRVTSSVAQAAMIGNPVSFPRVRALAERFTAAGGERAFQVIQVTEQQIMDAMIKANRHGHIACTQGGESLAGLMNAKILGLIGNGERALLNATAHSLKFAGFQEMYFTDGFTPEYGITPDKSLANEPHSLLPKSARTGKSDGEYARLAAQAVVERLQLRRK
- a CDS encoding outer membrane homotrimeric porin, which gives rise to MEAKQRSRLKICKKCCLTILLAAGLLLSAAGGAKAVDFQAKGGWLMGFGVNGGLGENSFINKVRNNGGSKTKANTQDTFAAAQRIRLQLDAVASEALSGTVFFEIGDTTWGQNATGGALGADRTSVIELKNAYLDWQIPKTQLRTRMGIQGIALPNTAGGSAIMDADSAGIVASYQFNDNVGLTALWMRPVNGNFAGWTDGADRAQGNNYLDNIDLIALTLPLKVDCVEFTPWVMYGMMGKNVLEGYGDGSYPSRYANANPSSWSTVDGNLAFTLNSLYPGFNAPNGLGSTSKAYGSMFFAGLPLAVAVWDPLNIEIDLNYGYVEAMGRYDVARYGDVADIMRASTRRQGWLAKALIEYKTDWGTPGIFGWYASGDDGDVKNGSERLPTIAGAANFTSFMGDGNLGWVPGAWYDLDLSYAGTWGLGMQLKNMSFVENLTHTFRIAYWNGTNSPSLVKYMSGATAWTQGTGAQDGPYLTTNDGLLEFNLVNSMTIYENLEANLELGYIANMVDDGTWKRNWTGDSYEKQDAWKAQLVFAYRF